A window of Zea mays cultivar B73 unplaced genomic scaffold, Zm-B73-REFERENCE-NAM-5.0 scaffold_178, whole genome shotgun sequence genomic DNA:
CTCTAATGCCAGAGGATATCCCTTTGATCCGTTTACTATATAACATAAACATACCAATAACGGAGCGGTATTGCTTATAAAAAGGATTCAATCTATAATCGATCGAAGTAATGGGGCTTCTTTTGTGGTGATAAATTGCCTACTTAACTCAGTGGTTAGAGTATTGCTTTCATACGGCGGGAGTCATTGGTTCAAATCCAATAGTAGGTAGGTAGGTAGAAAAATTACTAGATAGCATTGGACTTACTTCGCTTCGCTATCTAATAACTTTTTCTAcccttctttcctttttctttgtaTCAACGAAATCTTTGGATTGTCTTCAATTGGATGGGGGAATCCAATTGACAGCCTCGACTCGTATCCTAGCTCGTCTGAGAGCTAGCTTCGCTTCAACCAATTCTTTCGTACCTTCAGCTTTACTCAAGTTAGCTTCGGCTATTTCAAGTGCCTGTTGAGCTTCTTCTGGATCAATGTCACTACCCAGTTCTGCATCATTTCCTAAAATGATGATCTCATTATTAACTATTCTTGCAAAACCACTCCACAGAACCGCCGTTAACCATTGGTCGTTCAGGAGGCGTATTCTCAAAGGACCCATATCTACAGCTGTGTTAATGGGGGCGTGGTTTGGTAATACACCAATTTGGCCACTATTAGTAGATAAAATGATTTCTTTCACTTCACAATCCCAAATAATTCGTTTAGGAGTCAGTACATAAAGATTTAATTTCATTTCTTCAATTTGCTCTCCTCTTCTAAGTTTATAGCTTTCGTGCTAGCTTCATCGATGTTCCCCACTAAATAAAAAGCCTGTTCGGGTAGGCCGTCTAATTCTCCGGAAAGGATTAGTTGAAATCCCCTAATTGTTTCTGCAAGACCAACATACTTTCCTGGAGAACCGGTAAAAACTTCTGCCACAAAGAACGGTTGTGATAAGAACCGCTCGATTTTTCGTGCTCTTGCTACAGTTAAACGATCCTCCTCCGATAATTCATCCAATCCAAGAATTGCGATAATGTCCTGAAGTTCTTTGTAACGTTGTAAAGTTTCCTTAACTCTTTGCGCAGTTTCATAATGTTCGTTGCCAACAATCCGAGGCTGTAACATAGTTGAGGTTGAATCTAAAGGATCCACTGCGGGATAAATACCCTTGGAAGCTAATCCTCTGGAAAGTACGGTAGTAGCGTCCAAATGTGCAAATGTTGTGGCAGGAGCAGGgtcggtcaaatcgtctgcaggtacATAAACTGCTTGGATCGAAGTTATAGATCCCTTTTTGGTAGAAGTAATTCTTTCTTGCAAAGAACCCATTTCTGTACTAAGGGTAGGTTGATAACCCACTGCGGAGGGCATTCTGCCTAATAAGGCGGATACTTCCGATCCTGCTTGAACAAAACGAAAGATATTATCGATGAATAAAAGCACGTCTTGCTTATTAACATCTCGGAAATATTCTGCCATAGTTAGGGCAGTTAAACCAACT
This region includes:
- the LOC118473923 gene encoding ATP synthase subunit beta, chloroplastic-like yields the protein MELINNIAKAHGGVSVFGGVGERTREGNDLYMEMKESGVINEKNIEESKVALVYGQMNEPPGARMRVGLTALTMAEYFRDVNKQDVLLFIDNIFRFVQAGSEVSALLGRMPSAVGYQPTLSTEMGSLQERITSTKKGSITSIQAVYVPADDLTDPAPATTFAHLDATTVLSRGLASKGIYPAVDPLDSTSTMLQPRIVGNEHYETAQRVKETLQRYKELQDIIAILGLDELSEEDRLTVARARKIERFLSQPFFVAEVFTGSPGKYVGLAETIRGFQLILSGELDGLPEQAFYLVGNIDEASTKAINLEEESKLKK